In one window of uncultured Acetobacteroides sp. DNA:
- a CDS encoding AAA family ATPase, with protein MAKVIALANQKGGVGKTTSAINLAASLAVLEKKVLLIDADPQANATSGNGFDLRTIKTSIYECLVDEVDAKDIILHCEINGLDLIPSHIDLVGAEIEMLNLPNREKMLKSVIEKIRDQYDYILIDCSPSLGLITVNALSAADSVIIPVQCEYFALEGLGKLLNTIKIIQSRLNPQLAIEGFLLTMYDARLRLSNQVVDEVKKHFQQMVFDTIIQRNIKLSEAPSYGKPVLLYDASSTGTTNYLNLAKELLQKNEAVKEAHEKETV; from the coding sequence ATGGCTAAAGTAATTGCGTTAGCAAATCAAAAAGGTGGGGTTGGTAAAACAACCTCTGCGATTAACCTCGCAGCGAGCCTTGCTGTACTTGAGAAAAAGGTCTTGCTGATCGATGCAGATCCTCAGGCAAATGCCACCTCAGGAAACGGCTTCGACTTACGTACCATTAAAACCAGTATTTACGAATGCTTGGTTGATGAAGTGGACGCAAAAGACATCATTCTTCACTGCGAGATCAACGGGTTAGACCTTATTCCTTCTCACATTGATTTAGTTGGTGCCGAAATCGAAATGCTCAACCTTCCTAATAGGGAAAAGATGCTCAAGTCGGTTATTGAGAAAATCCGTGACCAATACGACTATATCCTTATAGACTGTTCTCCTTCGCTTGGGCTTATCACCGTTAACGCGCTAAGTGCCGCCGACTCGGTAATCATCCCCGTTCAGTGCGAGTACTTCGCGCTCGAAGGTCTCGGAAAACTTCTGAACACCATCAAGATTATCCAAAGCAGGCTTAACCCACAGCTTGCCATCGAAGGATTCCTCCTAACCATGTACGATGCCCGCTTGAGGCTCTCGAACCAGGTAGTTGATGAGGTTAAAAAGCACTTCCAACAAATGGTATTCGACACCATCATTCAGCGCAACATCAAGCTAAGCGAAGCCCCCAGTTACGGCAAGCCAGTTCTGCTCTACGATGCTTCATCGACAGGAACAACCAACTACCTGAACCTTGCCAAGGAACTTCTTCAAAAGAATGAAGCCGTAAAAGAAGCGCACGAAAAAGAAACTGTATAA
- a CDS encoding diacylglycerol kinase family lipid kinase produces the protein MANGKWFAIVNPKAGKGRAVVDWPRISWMLTDAGVEFDHVFTQKKYHAVELTVRAIRSGYRKIISVGGDGTLNEIVNGIFIQKEVATTDVLLAMMPLGIGNDWIRMYGIPRTYADAIDAIKFGRSFLQDVGLVKFYEAKVHHERYFANAVGIGFDGYVAIGFNRLKEAGKKSKWLYVISMIKSVLTYKASKVAMRIDGDPISDEIYSITLGVGKYNGGGMIQMPNAIANDGLLDVTIIRKISGLNVLWNMPILYNGHIHRHSRITGHRGSDIAIHSIPQIPIEVDGESVGYSPFDISVVAKGINVIVGRDFNEME, from the coding sequence ATGGCGAATGGTAAATGGTTTGCAATCGTAAATCCTAAGGCAGGCAAGGGGCGTGCAGTTGTCGATTGGCCACGAATCTCGTGGATGCTAACCGATGCGGGCGTTGAGTTTGACCACGTGTTCACCCAAAAGAAGTACCATGCTGTAGAACTGACGGTGCGGGCTATACGAAGTGGCTACCGAAAGATCATCTCCGTGGGGGGCGATGGCACGCTAAACGAGATTGTAAACGGCATTTTCATTCAGAAGGAGGTGGCAACCACCGATGTGCTGTTGGCCATGATGCCGCTTGGTATCGGCAACGACTGGATTAGGATGTACGGCATTCCCCGCACGTATGCCGATGCCATTGATGCCATAAAGTTTGGGCGCTCGTTTCTGCAGGATGTCGGGCTGGTAAAGTTCTACGAGGCGAAGGTGCATCACGAGCGCTATTTCGCGAATGCGGTTGGTATCGGGTTTGATGGCTATGTGGCTATCGGCTTTAATCGGCTGAAGGAGGCAGGTAAAAAGAGCAAGTGGCTGTACGTTATCAGTATGATAAAGTCGGTGCTTACCTACAAGGCGTCTAAGGTTGCGATGCGCATCGACGGCGATCCGATTTCCGACGAGATCTATAGCATAACGCTTGGAGTAGGTAAGTATAATGGTGGGGGTATGATTCAGATGCCTAATGCTATTGCCAATGACGGGTTGCTCGATGTCACCATTATTCGAAAGATTAGCGGCTTAAACGTGCTGTGGAATATGCCAATACTTTACAATGGGCATATTCATCGGCACTCTCGCATAACTGGCCACCGGGGAAGTGATATCGCCATTCATTCAATACCCCAAATCCCCATCGAGGTTGATGGCGAGAGTGTAGGCTATTCGCCGTTTGACATCTCCGTTGTTGCCAAGGGAATTAACGTTATCGTTGGGAGGGACTTCAACGAGATGGAGTAG
- a CDS encoding lysylphosphatidylglycerol synthase domain-containing protein: MLDRFIKKKRLVGISLKVGIAVLCIYLLAVKISAANVATALAQIQHTNPLALALLLAAITLLLGVNLSLETYKWHLFVAPFGVSYFSALKQVLGGMAGGIVSPNRIGDPIIRSFLLPKKFRVRGLLPATFCSFSQLLATAIFGSIALINMSWKSLPGMPKLAITQLILVFLVVVLIWVAMRFFENRIGKIRISKALLSVAISLMRYFVFCTELWLIFLVFSREVRFEPMFFAIALTFLANSAIPSFSFTELGVRAAGASVFFPIFGIDASIAVMSTVLLWVVNVAIPSLPGILYLSAHGVSLSDLRIFKKEAIEKVMPKGEEAER; this comes from the coding sequence ATGCTCGACAGATTTATCAAAAAAAAACGGCTAGTGGGGATATCCCTTAAAGTAGGCATCGCCGTTTTGTGCATCTACCTCCTAGCCGTAAAAATCAGCGCGGCGAACGTGGCAACCGCCCTCGCGCAAATCCAGCACACCAACCCGCTGGCCCTAGCCCTCCTACTGGCCGCCATCACCCTCCTTTTAGGCGTAAACCTTTCGCTCGAAACCTACAAGTGGCACCTGTTCGTGGCCCCCTTTGGCGTTTCGTACTTTAGCGCGCTCAAGCAGGTGCTCGGAGGAATGGCTGGAGGTATTGTTTCGCCGAATCGGATTGGCGACCCTATAATAAGGAGCTTCTTACTCCCCAAAAAATTTCGCGTTCGGGGGCTGCTTCCCGCAACGTTTTGCAGCTTCTCGCAGCTACTGGCCACCGCCATATTTGGCTCCATTGCGCTCATCAACATGAGTTGGAAGTCGCTCCCCGGGATGCCCAAGCTGGCCATCACCCAGCTCATTCTGGTATTCCTGGTGGTGGTGCTGATCTGGGTGGCCATGCGCTTCTTCGAAAATCGCATCGGCAAGATCCGCATTTCCAAGGCGCTGCTCTCGGTCGCCATTTCGTTGATGCGCTACTTCGTATTTTGCACCGAGTTATGGCTGATATTCCTGGTATTCTCGCGCGAGGTACGCTTCGAGCCCATGTTCTTCGCCATAGCCCTAACCTTTCTGGCCAACTCGGCAATTCCCTCATTCTCGTTCACCGAACTAGGCGTTCGAGCCGCAGGCGCATCCGTGTTTTTTCCAATATTTGGGATCGATGCGAGCATCGCCGTGATGTCAACCGTGCTGCTCTGGGTGGTCAACGTGGCCATCCCCTCGCTCCCGGGCATACTGTACCTTTCCGCCCATGGGGTATCGCTAAGCGACCTGCGGATATTCAAGAAGGAAGCCATAGAAAAAGTAATGCCCAAAGGCGAAGAGGCCGAGCGCTAA
- the rsmA gene encoding 16S rRNA (adenine(1518)-N(6)/adenine(1519)-N(6))-dimethyltransferase RsmA: MNYVRPKKNLGQHFLKDLGIAQEIVNGLKVASYKKVLEIGPGMGVLTDILIKRDDLELFAAEVDGESVEYLTAKYPEFAKEHLIFGDFLKMKLDGIFPEKFGVIGNFPYNISSQIFFKILEHKDLVDEVVCMLQKEVAERLAEPPGTKTYGILSVLLQAYYDIEYLFTVHEHVFNPPPKVKSAVIRLTRNSVAHLDCDEKLFKQVVKATFNHRRKTIRNTVKPLVASDCPEHPLYGERPERLSVAQFVDLTNHVGQHLVQGQ; the protein is encoded by the coding sequence ATGAACTATGTGCGCCCCAAAAAGAACCTCGGTCAGCATTTCCTGAAAGACCTTGGCATTGCCCAGGAAATTGTTAACGGCCTGAAGGTCGCCTCGTACAAAAAGGTGCTGGAGATAGGCCCTGGAATGGGGGTTTTAACCGACATTCTTATAAAAAGGGACGACCTAGAGCTCTTTGCCGCCGAGGTTGATGGCGAGTCCGTGGAGTACCTAACGGCCAAGTATCCGGAGTTCGCCAAGGAGCACCTAATCTTCGGCGATTTCCTGAAGATGAAGCTCGACGGCATCTTCCCCGAAAAGTTTGGGGTGATCGGGAACTTCCCCTACAACATCTCCTCGCAGATCTTCTTTAAGATCTTGGAGCATAAGGACCTGGTTGACGAAGTGGTGTGCATGCTGCAAAAGGAGGTTGCCGAGCGCTTGGCCGAGCCGCCTGGAACCAAAACTTACGGCATCCTGAGCGTTCTGCTTCAGGCCTACTACGACATCGAGTACCTGTTTACGGTGCACGAGCACGTCTTCAACCCGCCACCCAAGGTAAAAAGCGCGGTGATACGCCTTACCCGCAACTCGGTAGCGCACCTCGATTGCGACGAAAAACTGTTTAAGCAGGTGGTCAAGGCCACCTTCAACCATCGACGGAAGACCATTCGCAACACGGTGAAGCCGCTTGTTGCCAGCGATTGCCCCGAGCATCCGCTCTACGGCGAGCGCCCCGAGCGGCTGTCGGTGGCCCAGTTTGTCGACCTAACCAACCACGTCGGCCAGCATCTGGTTCAGGGGCAGTAG
- a CDS encoding ABC transporter permease → MPIKSILNKQLNLIKESFLFAISSVSVNKLRTFLSLFGITIGIFAIISVYTVIDALESNVKKSIASLGENTLYIDKWDWVGGMNYPWWEYMKRPQPKFEEAKKIEELSQTAEAVAYSAGLTFTVKRGSKSTSKAQITGVTFPYNKVRAFDIQDGRYFTEMETRNGNGTAIIGTNIVKELFDGASPIGESLKIGPLKATVIGVFKREGKTPMSESSIDDEIIVPVAFAQKLVNLKSYEGGVYIIVKGKPNIALTELKDETRMLLRKIRKIPPTKKDDFAINEMATITQSTEGIFSTINLAGMVIGGLSIIVGGFGIANIMFVSVRERTNIIGIQKALGAKKVFILLQFVYESVLLAVIGGAIGLLIVFSGTFVFNHIFPDFPIKLSLFNIIRGLLISGVIGFLSGLLPAIRAANLDPVVAINTK, encoded by the coding sequence ATGCCAATTAAATCTATACTAAACAAGCAGTTAAATCTGATAAAAGAGAGCTTTCTTTTTGCCATTTCTTCGGTTTCTGTAAATAAGCTCCGCACGTTTCTGTCCCTTTTTGGCATTACCATTGGCATTTTTGCCATCATTTCGGTGTACACGGTAATCGATGCGCTGGAGTCCAACGTAAAGAAGTCTATCGCATCGCTGGGCGAAAACACGCTCTACATCGACAAGTGGGATTGGGTTGGCGGCATGAACTACCCCTGGTGGGAGTACATGAAGCGGCCTCAGCCCAAGTTCGAGGAGGCGAAGAAGATCGAGGAACTGTCGCAAACGGCCGAGGCCGTTGCCTATTCGGCTGGACTAACGTTTACGGTGAAGCGCGGTTCGAAATCGACAAGCAAGGCCCAGATTACGGGGGTTACCTTCCCCTACAATAAGGTAAGGGCATTCGACATCCAGGACGGCAGGTACTTTACGGAGATGGAAACCCGAAATGGGAACGGCACCGCCATAATTGGAACCAACATCGTTAAGGAACTATTCGACGGAGCCTCCCCCATTGGAGAGTCCCTGAAGATTGGCCCGCTTAAGGCCACCGTTATCGGCGTGTTTAAGCGCGAAGGGAAGACGCCCATGAGCGAATCATCCATCGACGATGAAATTATTGTGCCGGTGGCTTTCGCCCAGAAGCTGGTTAACTTGAAAAGCTACGAGGGGGGGGTGTACATCATCGTAAAGGGGAAGCCGAACATCGCCCTTACCGAGCTGAAGGACGAAACGAGAATGCTCCTCCGGAAGATTCGCAAGATTCCCCCTACCAAAAAAGACGACTTTGCCATAAACGAGATGGCAACGATCACCCAATCGACCGAGGGGATATTCTCCACCATCAACCTGGCGGGGATGGTTATTGGCGGCCTATCCATAATTGTGGGGGGCTTCGGCATTGCCAACATCATGTTCGTGTCGGTTCGCGAGCGCACCAACATCATTGGCATACAGAAAGCGCTCGGCGCCAAGAAGGTGTTCATCCTCCTGCAATTCGTTTACGAGTCGGTGCTGCTGGCCGTTATTGGCGGGGCCATTGGGCTGCTGATAGTATTCTCGGGGACGTTTGTGTTCAACCACATCTTCCCCGACTTCCCCATCAAGCTCTCCCTATTCAACATCATCAGGGGGCTGCTGATTTCGGGGGTGATTGGGTTTCTGTCGGGGTTGCTCCCCGCCATCCGAGCCGCAAACCTCGACCCGGTTGTGGCCATCAACACAAAATAG